In Dysidea avara chromosome 6, odDysAvar1.4, whole genome shotgun sequence, the genomic stretch aaaagcatGATAACCCGTGAGATTTCTCGCCTACACTCCAAAGATGTCCATCCAAGTGAGTTTAACATCCCTGTGACACTAGACATAAAACCATAATCACCAGTCACAAATCTTGCGGCTCTACGCTGCACCGACTCAACTAAGTTTATGTTTTTATTTGTAAAAGGTGACCACACAACACTAGAATATTCAACAACTGGTCTCACCATAGATATATAACAGGCTTCTTTCACCCTAGCTGGGCAAGAACtaatgtttctttgtaaaaaacCCCTAACTTGGTTTGCTTTATTAACAATTTTCTTAATATGTtcattaaatgttaaatgctcATCCAGAATAACTCCCAAATACTTTGCATTAGGCACTGATCTCACCTCCTCACCATCCATATGATAACAATACCTTGAggggttttgtttgtttgtaatgcgCAGTAGCTCACATTTGGATAAATTAAACGTCATTTGCCATGTTTTTGCCCATTGTGTTAGTGAATGCAGGTCTTGTTGTAAAATATCATGATCTGCAGCAGAATGTATTGCTCGATAGAGTAACACGTCATCAGCATAAAGCCTAACAGATGATTTAACATTACCGGGTAGATCGTTGATATAGCAGAGGAATAATAATGGCCCTAAGACCGTCCCCTGAGGGACTCCAGACATCACATTACTAGGGCTACTGCTATATCCATTTATAATCACTTGTTGAGTTCTATTTGTCAGAAAATTCTGAATCCAATTGAGGGTATTGTTACGAATCCCATAATGTGATAACTTATGACACAGACGTTGGTGTGGAACTTTATCGAACGCTTTCTTAAAATCTAGGAACAGCACATCAGTTTGCAAGCCTGAATTCAGATTCTGTAGAAAGTCATCCACAGTTGATAGAAGTTGGGTTTCACAAGAGTGACCCTTTCTAAAACCACTCTGATTATTGCATAAGATATTATTATCCTCCAGGTGTTTATAAATGTTAGAACTAATAATATGCTCGAACACTTTACAGCATATGCATGTTAGGGAAACCGGCCGATAATTCAATGGGCAAGACCTATCGTCTTTCTTATatattggaaccacatttgcatTCTTCCAATCATGAGGTAATTGACCTTGTTCCAATGATGCCTTGTAAATCACAGATAAGATGGGTCCAAACTCAAAAGCAAGTTCCTTTAGAAGTCTAGTTGGAACCTTATCAGGGCCAGGAGCTTTAGATGTATCAAGATTCTCTAAAAGATGAATAATGCCCTCTGTACTGATGTCTATGGGAGGCATTTCTGGGTATGGTGTGCCATCTAGAACAGGCACCGTTGATGTGTCCTCACTTGTGAAGACCGTGGTAAAAACCTCATTGATTAAATCTGCCTTGCCTTGTGGGTCACTAAAAACAATtccatcatcctgtagagttgCCACACCACAGTGATCATTCCTTTGTGATTTGATAAACGACCACAATTTCTTTGAAACTGATCTTCCTTGTCCGGCCAgattataaatataattattatatgctcTTCGACATTGCTGTTGTGACTCCTTTTTAATTAGGTTATACTGTAACCAATCTAATGACAAACCAGATTGGCGAGCACGCTTGTACAATCGATGTTTACGACGAGATAAAGATCTGATATGACGATTAATCCACGGTTTCTTGGCACTAGATGTTATTTGTTTAGTTGGAATTGTGCTAAGGCACTTATGACATACATTCTTAAACTCTTCCCATAAACTATTGATTGGAGTAGATGGAGAATAATAATCAGTAAGAAAAATGGAGCATAAATTCTCTGTCATCTGATGGAGTTGTGACATGTCCACTCTTGACCACTGATATATGTTACGTTTAACTGGAGGACCTGTCTGAGCAGAGGTCAAGGATTGTTTTCCTTATGGGCAAACAATTGTATTTTGTTGTACTCTGCTGTGGACGTTTTCCAACTCACTAAATCTCTGGGAAGTAGGGAGCTAAATTCCAACTCATGCAGTGGTGGTTTGATGTCTAGCTACTTTATAAagggcctactttattccacgaaCTGGACTGGACTGTGCTAGACTGGACTtgcggactgagctggaaacagcttttaaacaatagttcaggaattatccatctcttgcaacaatggagacaccactatcgagctacaactgtgctgctgctggctcttctTTGCAAGTCATGACACTAGctcatgcactaattaattagaatacacttacgatacatgtgtactagcagtgatacagcatgatagaggctattcttgtaatgtagatgttttcctttgttgctttagcactagtgttacagttctagagatgagccagtaattactCTTAGCGggtagctaggtggcaccaccaggcaaggtgatggggctatgcaaataatctggcTCATCATTACAACCCTAacgctagtgttaagtactaaagcaacaaaggaaaatatGTACGCTACAACGATAGCCTctgtcacgctttatcactgcgaaTACACGTCtttcgtaagtgtattctaattgattagtgcacgcgctagtgtcatgacttgtaaggaagagccagtAGCAGCACAGTTGTAgttcgatagtggtgtctccagtgttgcaagagatggataattcctggattattgtttaaaagctgtttccagctagctcagtccgcgagtccagtccagtccgtggaataaagtggGCCTTTATAAAGAGTACCTACAGTATACAGGTTTGTACTGTTCTAAACATGTACTTTACAGGTACTTGAAGTCAACAGTTAACAACATTCAGTTGATCAGTAAGTTCCGTGTTACTAGTGAAGAAGAAGTGGTTAGTATGGAGAAGAGATTGTTTGGCTTCTGGATGGAGTTCTTCATTGAAGCCATCAAACAGGAGTCATCTGGAACACAGTTccctgtatgtgtgtctgtccaTATGTCTGCTTGtattgtgtgtctgtatgtgtgtttgtccaCATTGTTTGTATGCATTTCCGTGGTGTGCATGTGTGGCTGTTACGTATGTCAGTTGCCATCTGCATTTAATAGCTACTTCTGATTCACCCTCAGTGCATCACTTCATAAGTGACAAGTTTGAAGCTTGTACATGTCCTTCTGGAAGGGTCTTCTCCTTATCCTTAAACCATGACCATGTATTGTGTTTTTGCTGTACTGTATTCATCTATAATATTCAGTGTTGACTATCTTCACACTACACATTCTTCAGGTGTTGCTATTGGAGCCAGATAAACAATATCAACCATCCTACATCAGTATCCATAGTGCTGACTACTTCACTGATGCTGTAAGTAACCCAGTATGATACGTACATACATCACTGGTACAGCTCCTTCATATCAAAGTGTTTTTTGTGGCTTTGTAACTTCACTTGTGGCACTATGCCAGCTAGTATGACCACAAACAGATTAAATTATAGTTTAGAATGTGCTGTAGACGAGATGTGTATGTTTAGggataacactactagttatgCTACTGGTTTGTTCACATGTatgtcaattactctaatagtacaatcaCATATAACTCAGTTATTCATTGTACTACTTGTAGAGAATAGATTTGTGGCACTATGCTCCACCTGAAGATAATAAGTCTGGTGCGATCCATGAGTGGAAGTTTCCCTTCAATAACCTGCAGAATATCAGGTCTGTCTGTCCGTCAGTGTGAGTGTACCTACTAGAAGTGTGCCAATAATCAGATCAGTTATAGGAGCATGGGTTCCCATAAATGTATATCAGTAGCTGCTGCTTGTTTTACACAAGTTGCTGATTCAGTACCAATATGCAATAACATGGCTGATATAGCCTTTATTGTAGCAACACTTGTTTGTTGATTAAAGTCCTCTACTGTCTGAATTTAGAGTGCAAATTGTTAGAGAAAACTTCTATGCTACCATATTGCATCAGCTTTGTTTATTGGCttggtaatattattttataagtGTATCAGCTAACAGTCAGTcacatgtgaccggatttgcgaaaacccgacaatcacgcaagcctaaatttacagtataaaacatTGGAAACAATAAGTGAAATATTTGCGTGTTATTGAAAAAAAATGCATAAATTATTTTGAACACCTCTTTTTCTTAAGTGAAGGAAGgtactaacaataaaaacctagatatcatcttatttgcctactcaagaggagttggaaactgcttgtttcattgcagtagacccaaggataggcaagttatgagcatttgtttacatcacatcGAAATGATTGTAtgtgatcgatttttcttcacaaatttctttgtatgtagtgaagaaaggagaTAATAgaacaaacttacccagtaatcgaTTCCCCTATCCGTGgcaaacatgatggtgaaaatttcagcctAGTACTTTAATCCGTTCGTAggttacaaccattttagtaagcaTCTGTAATTTactttccctatacttgctgtacaaatagatttttctgttgttgctactttgtagggctgtaactccgaaagttattggcatataaGGCTGAATCTTTGCCAGAGggacacttggctaagtagatcataaatatttaataaacaggaattcgaaaaatgcactattgtgtcggggtttttgcagatccagtcacatatcggTACACCTTTGATACCTACACATGTAGTCTGGCTGTTGAAGGGTTGGACCTTGAAGTAATTGGTATAGAAGAAAATTTGGTATCAAAAGAAGCAGAGTTTTTTTCAGAATGACATATTCAAAGTCCACCAAAAACCACTTTGGGGAAATTTTTTTATtccttattaaaatttttaccaccaAAATTTTCAAGGACAATGTTATTCTGTATATTTCACAAACTGTAAAATGAATTAccataaaactatatataataTTGTTTGCTATTGTCTAAGGAATTTGATTATGCAGTTTCTGTTTACACAACGGTAACCACAAGAGTCTTATAAAGCTATAACTAGTAAAAATCGGACTGTCAGTTTTGTGAGGACATTCTAACACTAGCAGACGGTGTCGTAATGTTccttacaatacaataaacactGCTAGTCTTCTTATAATTGAAGCAAAATACattaaggctggtttttaggtgcTTTACAACTACGCATGCGCAAACACACACATGGCCTAAAAGCCTGCCTTATAGAAAAGTTGCACTACAATCTCATAACTTACCTCCTGCCTTTTGCTATCCTTCTCTTGTGTAGACTACATGGTTATCGTTTCAAAAATCTTTTTAGTATGCTAGAAACACACCATAGATGAACAGGTGATTACGTAATGTTATGCGAAATAGTGCGCGAAGGAATCATTTACCCATGTTCCCGTGCTTGTAGGGGCATACACTTTTCAGGATAGGTGCATTGGCTGGTTTAACATATGAAGAAAGTTATAGCATGTTTAAATCGGGTTTATAGCATCAGGGCAGAACGATCAAGCCGGCAAGATCTTGCTTGTATTAGCTATTTCAACTGCTTTGAGTCACAATGGCTGATTAAATGTTACACATGGTGTTGGGATATTCAGTTGTTCAGCTTGACTTTGGATGTACATCAATGTGGAATATAATGCAGTTATCATCAAGATGGGTTCAAATCAATAATGGGCAGTCAGATTTTCAAAAAGATCCCAGCATGGCAGTTAGAAAAGGCTGTCTGTCTACATAAAACCTGAACAATTTGTTCCAAGTATGACTGAATGTCCATCCACAGTGTGATATCTAAGAGTTGTTTAGGGAGCTCAGGGATTCTGGGGTGTTCGTCATCAGcaagcttattttgatgttcATGTTTTTAATCCATTGGCCAACACAAATCGCTGCAATTCTCTTGCCAGTTGCTTTCGGTCTCATGATCGAGAAAAGCATAGGACTTACGAACAACATGTGCGTGAAATTGAAAGGGCATCATTCACACCTCTTGTGTTTTCAGCTTTGGGAGGAATGAGCAAGCCTGCAGAAACCACCTACAAAAGATTAGCCTCATTCCTTGCTACAAAGAAGAATCAACAATATAATTGATCACCTTTATTCGCTGCAGATTATCTTTTTCCCTTCTACGTTCGGCTATCATTTGTCTTCGTGGAAGTCGTTCTGCTGCTGGTCAGCCTCATAAAGATCTCACTGACTTTTCTCTTGCTGTGAGTGAGGGAAAGCTTCCTCTTTCTGACTGATGAACTATAtgcttttttgtgtgtgtgtgtgtgtgtttgaataattttaaattttaatctCCCTGGAAAAAAAATATCTAAGAGTTGTTTTGTGAATATATATCTACATGTATGTAAACAGCTTTGTTGTACAATGAAGAGTACTAACGAATGAGCTTGCTAAGAGATGtttgtctgtgtctgtgtcgtACACATGT encodes the following:
- the LOC136257641 gene encoding mitogen-activated protein kinase kinase kinase 5-like, which gives rise to MEKRLFGFWMEFFIEAIKQESSGTQFPVLLLEPDKQYQPSYISIHSADYFTDARIDLWHYAPPEDNKSGAIHEWKFPFNNLQNISIYQKDTRSVFLYVLHHFAEDFQVFFSSTFSSPEVL